The segment CTGAGCAGAGGGAACAGCATTGGCAGGTGATTTCATTTTACTTTTAATATGCTTATCTCCTGTTGGCTTCATGAGGTTGGTAAAATAATTACCGAGCCAGCCGGGCGTAAAGTTTTGGTTAGGCCCCGATTGATTAAGGTGCAGCCTTTCTTCTATTGCTGTAATGTAGTAACGGGCATAGATATTCAAATGTTCCAGCACCTGGGCCACGCTCCACTTACCGGGTTGAGGTTGTTGTGTAAGCAAAGCCTGATTTGTGTTTTGCAGAGCTGTGCACTGCAAAAGTATTTCACGAACATCGCTTTGTAGAAGTTCAAGCAAGGTATTGCTGTTGATCTGTTTCATGTGTTCTTTTTTATTTTTTTAGCCACATAGTATATCCATAAAAATCATCGTCGCTGTTGGTATAAATTAGCTCGATAATTTTTATGGATATATCATGCTTCTGAATTTTATACAAATTTCAACTGAAGCAACAAGATGATTGTTGGTAAAAACCAAGATTTACAAAGCAGGAAAAAAATCAGAGTTTAACGGAGCCCAGCAGTTTG is part of the Lacibacter sediminis genome and harbors:
- a CDS encoding DinB family protein: MKQINSNTLLELLQSDVREILLQCTALQNTNQALLTQQPQPGKWSVAQVLEHLNIYARYYITAIEERLHLNQSGPNQNFTPGWLGNYFTNLMKPTGDKHIKSKMKSPANAVPSAQPDAVAMLTEFINHQHHLLNLLQIARTANLDYNRVPISLTKLIKLKLGDTFRFFIAHEQRHFLQIENTLKQVEQNRLSVLSAA